AACCCCAAAGAATCCATTGGTGAATGCATGATGGTGGACACAATTGAGACCCAAGTTCAAGGAGTCCTAGAGGAAGAACTATGTGAAGAAACCCAAGAGCAAGATCAACAAGTCCCATGTGGTGAGCCATCACTAGAGGCTATGAAAGAACAAATCATGCTTGACAAGacaaagaaattggaaatagaGGCACCAAAGTTGGAGCTAAAAGCTCTACCCTCAAACTTGAAGTATGCCTACTTGGATGATAGCAACACATACCCAGTGATCATAAATTCAAGCTTGAATGAACAACAAGAAAAAGAGCTAATCTAGGTGTTGAAGCAACATAAGGATGCCATGGGATGGACACTTGCTGATCTAAAAGGAATTTTCCCTTCAATGTGCATGCATAAAATCCTACTTGAGGAAGGTGCAAAGCCCTCAAGACAACAGCAGAGAAGGATAAATCCAACAATGAATGAAGTAGTCCAAAAAAAGGTGTTGAAACTATGGCAAGCACGGGTGATTTACCCCATCTCAGACAGCCCTTGgatgagccctgtccaagtagTTCCTAAGAAGGGAGGGATCACTGTTGTGCCcaatgagaagaatgagttGATACCAACAAGAACAGTGACTGGATGGcgcatgtgcattgattatagaaagCTTAACGAAGCCACCAAAAAGGATTATTTCCCCTACCTTTCAtggaccaaatgctagaaagacttgCAGAACATGAGTACTACTGCTTCTTGGGTGGTTATTCTGGCTACAATCAGATTGTAATCGATCCCAAAgaccaagagaagacttcctttACTTGTCCTTATAGTGTTTTTTCTTATAggagaatgccctttggattgtgcaatgcacctgcaacattccaaaggtgcattctctccatattttcaaacatgattgaaaggttcatagaagtattcatggatgacttctttGTGCTCGGTGATTCATATTCTAAGTGCATACACCACCTTGCTCTAGTGCTGAGGAGATGTCAAGaaaccaacctggttttaaactggaaaaagtgccatttcatggtcaCTGAAGGGGTGGTTCTTGGACATAAAGTCTCCAAAATGCGCATTGAGGTGGACaaagctaaggtggaggtaattgagaAATTACCCCGACCTTGCAATGTTAAGGCAGTTAGAAGTTTTTTAGGGCATGCTGGTTTTTATAGAAGATTTATCAAAGATTTCTCAAAAATTGCTAAGCCCTTAAGTAATCTGCTTGCATCTGGCACACCTTTCATATTTGATCAAGAATGCATTATAGCTTTTGAGAACTTGAAAAAGAAGCTTTCCTCAGCACCCATCATTGCCCCACCTGATTGAAACCTACCCCTTGAGCTTGAACACAAGGCCTTTTGGGCACTCAAGCTACTAAACTTTGACAACATTGCTGCTGGGGAGAAAAGGATCTTACAAATGCAAGAATTGGAAGAGCTTAGATATCAAGCAtatgaaaatgcaaaaatctataagGAGAAAGCTAAGAAGTGGCATGATCAAAGCATAGCAAGAAGAGAGTTTGTCAAAGGTCAAAAGGTGCTACTAtacaactcaagactcaaattCTTCCCAAGGAAACTCAAGTATAGATGGTCAGGACCTTTTACCATTCTTAAGGTGTCTCCCTATGGTCATGTGGGGCTCATGGAGGACAAAACACATAGAACTTTTGCTGTGAATGGCCATAGACTCAAGCACTACTTGGGAGGTTCTTTGGAGGAGTAGAGAGTGAGCTACAACCTCAACTAAAGATGggagatgtcaagctaatgacattaaagaagtgctggttaggaggcaacccaacatTCATTTCCTTTTTGATTTCTAGAAGTAGCTTTAAAATTGCCAATTTAGatagtttaagtttcagtttaatgcttttatttccCTTGCCTTCTAAGAATAGATTAGGTGGCTTAGACATCAATTTCAATGTTTGATAGTTAGTCATTCTTcaatatattttcttttatttgttttctttcccTGAAAATGCAAGTTGATGAACAAACTTATTGATGATGAGTGATTGGGCCGGGAACTAGCTAAAAAGCTAAGTTTGGTATAGCCACTAACCCACTTAATCTAGGCCTACAACCCTTttgaatgaattaattttgatagtaagcccagagattaagtttggtgtggccaccacCATATGATGTCCACATAGCAAGCCCAGCATGCTCTTAATCTAAATGCATTAAGTAAATTGGTTATGCATGCAAGGTCACTTTAATGTGTTCAGAAGGAGTTAAAGAATGTGaaagaaatgaatttaattcACCCTTATAAACACATTAAATACCCAATGATAAACCCAATTTATTAGATGCAAgaaaattaagtttggtgtcccaagggaCACTCATCAATTGCATTTCAATTATATGTTATGAAAGGGAATATAAAAGGGTTCTTTTCACTTATGCTATTTCGGTTTTCATTTTCAGGAGAGAGGATGGGGTCCACATGATTGATAGCTCATCAAAGAAGGAGTCAAAGTGTACTTGCACTTTGGGACTCAACACATGTAGAGAATCAAAAGAAAAGAGGGGTTGacgcctgatgagcggataatttatacgctttttggcattgtttttaggtagtttttagtaagttcaagctacttttagggatgttttcattagtttttatgttaaattcacatttctggactttactatgagtttgtgtgtttttctgtgatttcaggtaatttctggctgaaattgagggacttgagcaaaactctgaaaaaggctgacaaaaggactgctgatgctgttggaatctgacctccctgcactcgaaatggattt
The genomic region above belongs to Arachis stenosperma cultivar V10309 chromosome 5, arast.V10309.gnm1.PFL2, whole genome shotgun sequence and contains:
- the LOC130980932 gene encoding uncharacterized mitochondrial protein AtMg00860-like; the protein is MDDFFVLGDSYSKCIHHLALVLRRCQETNLVLNWKKCHFMVTEGVVLGHKVSKMRIEVDKAKVEVIEKLPRPCNVKAVRSFLGHAGFYRRFIKDFSKIAKPLSNLLASGTPFIFDQECIIAFENLKKKLSSAPIIAPPD